The following are encoded together in the Capsulimonas corticalis genome:
- a CDS encoding Gfo/Idh/MocA family protein translates to MSGIRLGAIGYGERARWMSQLMQQQDPEAKLVAIADPQGEAIQAKMAEDGVSAEGITFYDTADAMLDREPLDGVIVGTRCSLHAAMGLKVLNHGLALFLEKPIATTMEDLAALRAAPNAHKVVVSFPLRMSHMVKLAREIIDSGQIGKIEHVEAWNNVPYGSTYFQSWYRDEKETGGLFLQKATHDFDYINYLLENNRPVSVCAMTTKSVFKGNHAAGLRCMDCAERTTCFESPYHPSRPLPLALDKPAKEMCAFAVDTGNEDSGSALIEYESGIHASYTQNFVVRNKAGRRGAILIGYHGTIEFDWYTNSLKVYMHHEPRVVTHQFDEDGGHGGGDGVLASNFLKVIRGEEAPVSSLEDGMLSALLCLKARESALTRQFQAVAFPEAPTEDPVGNRDLAAAL, encoded by the coding sequence ATGTCCGGTATCAGATTAGGCGCGATTGGATATGGTGAGCGCGCTCGGTGGATGTCGCAGCTGATGCAGCAGCAGGATCCCGAGGCGAAATTGGTCGCGATCGCCGACCCGCAGGGGGAAGCGATCCAAGCGAAGATGGCGGAGGACGGCGTCTCCGCCGAAGGAATAACATTTTACGACACGGCGGACGCGATGCTGGACCGGGAGCCGCTGGACGGCGTGATCGTCGGCACCCGATGCAGCCTGCACGCCGCGATGGGCCTGAAGGTCTTAAACCATGGCCTGGCGCTTTTCCTGGAGAAGCCCATCGCGACCACGATGGAGGACCTGGCGGCTCTGCGCGCGGCGCCGAACGCGCACAAAGTCGTCGTTTCCTTCCCGCTGCGCATGTCGCATATGGTGAAGCTGGCGCGCGAGATTATCGATTCCGGACAGATCGGGAAGATCGAGCATGTGGAAGCCTGGAACAACGTGCCGTACGGCTCAACCTACTTCCAGAGCTGGTACCGGGATGAAAAAGAAACCGGCGGCCTATTTTTGCAAAAGGCGACGCACGACTTCGACTATATCAACTATTTGCTGGAGAACAATCGGCCCGTCAGCGTCTGCGCGATGACCACCAAGAGCGTTTTCAAAGGAAACCACGCCGCCGGATTGCGCTGCATGGACTGCGCCGAGCGGACCACGTGTTTTGAAAGCCCCTACCATCCCTCGCGCCCGCTGCCGCTGGCGCTGGATAAGCCGGCGAAGGAGATGTGCGCCTTCGCCGTCGACACCGGGAATGAAGATTCGGGAAGCGCGCTGATCGAATACGAGTCGGGGATACACGCCTCTTACACGCAGAACTTCGTGGTGCGCAACAAGGCCGGCCGGCGCGGGGCGATCCTCATCGGCTACCATGGGACGATCGAATTCGATTGGTACACGAACTCGCTCAAAGTCTACATGCACCACGAACCGCGCGTCGTCACGCACCAGTTCGACGAGGACGGCGGCCATGGCGGCGGCGACGGCGTGCTGGCGTCGAACTTCCTGAAAGTCATTCGCGGGGAGGAAGCGCCGGTCTCATCCCTGGAAGACGGGATGCTCAGCGCGCTGCTGTGCCTGAAGGCGCGGGAATCGGCCCTCACGCGCCAATTCCAGGCGGTCGCGTTTCCGGAAGCTCCCACGGAGGATCCGGTCGGCAATCGGGATCTGGCGGCGGCGCTCTAG
- a CDS encoding LacI family DNA-binding transcriptional regulator translates to MNIVEFAKCLNLSIGTVSRALNDRPDVSPKTRQMVLEKAQELGFARNANARHLVTGRTFLIRLECPYNADVLSDRYLIEMARALEEETHAHNYNLLLRLGRRREGMETEMYSVDGLVVIGAPEVSPDDFNALTRRGRTPAVLIDGPEPSDFPNASHVCVDTQPGVREALQYLADLGHRRVGYIGSGFPGQHVRVRLPELMAEAGLIWDPALAVEAGVTRQEGSEAATRLLQMANPPTAIFARTDVLAFGAIEAAQQLGLSIPGDVSVIGHDNVEIATLVNPPLTTVAIDIPQVAKAAIRALLEMIEQKAAPSIESCGAHLVIRKSCGPPTAAALAVR, encoded by the coding sequence ATGAACATTGTCGAGTTCGCAAAGTGCCTCAATCTTAGCATCGGGACGGTGTCCCGTGCGCTCAACGATCGGCCGGATGTCAGTCCGAAAACGCGCCAGATGGTCCTGGAAAAAGCGCAGGAACTCGGATTTGCGCGCAACGCCAATGCGCGGCATCTGGTGACGGGGCGGACTTTCTTGATCCGCCTGGAGTGCCCCTATAACGCCGATGTGCTCTCGGACCGCTATCTGATCGAGATGGCGCGCGCTCTGGAAGAAGAAACGCACGCCCACAACTATAACTTGCTGCTTCGCCTTGGCCGCCGCCGCGAAGGCATGGAGACCGAGATGTACTCGGTCGACGGCCTTGTCGTGATCGGCGCGCCCGAAGTCTCTCCCGACGATTTCAATGCGCTGACCCGGCGCGGCCGCACGCCCGCCGTGCTGATCGACGGCCCCGAGCCATCGGACTTTCCGAATGCGTCCCATGTCTGTGTCGATACTCAGCCAGGCGTCCGCGAAGCCCTGCAGTACCTCGCCGACCTCGGCCATCGCCGCGTCGGCTATATCGGCTCCGGCTTTCCCGGCCAGCATGTCCGCGTCAGGCTGCCGGAGCTCATGGCGGAGGCGGGGCTGATCTGGGATCCGGCCCTGGCCGTGGAAGCGGGCGTCACGCGTCAGGAGGGATCCGAAGCGGCTACCCGGCTCCTACAGATGGCTAACCCGCCCACGGCGATCTTCGCCCGCACCGACGTTCTGGCGTTCGGCGCGATCGAGGCCGCGCAGCAGCTCGGTCTTTCCATCCCCGGCGACGTCTCGGTGATCGGCCACGATAACGTCGAGATCGCCACCCTGGTCAATCCGCCGCTGACAACCGTCGCGATCGATATCCCGCAAGTCGCCAAGGCGGCGATCCGCGCCCTGCTGGAGATGATCGAGCAGAAAGCGGCCCCAAGCATCGAGTCCTGCGGCGCTCATCTGGTGATCCGCAAATCCTGCGGCCCGCCGACGGCCGCAGCGCTCGCGGTTCGCTGA